One genomic window of Candidatus Pseudobacter hemicellulosilyticus includes the following:
- a CDS encoding alpha/beta hydrolase fold domain-containing protein: MKFPVLMSLLLVAGVPSLAQPSATGDNRLPVAFPGAEGYGKYATGGRGGRVILVTNLDDSGPGSFRAAAIANGKRIIVFTVSGTIHLQSNITIKGDVTIAGQTAPGDGICLADRSVGIGGDNVIIRYLRFRMGDRHEKNEKVDGNGGNDAFGFTRKKNVIIDHCSLSWSTDEVLSVYSGDSTTLQWNIIAEPLNYSYHFEAGDQDFEHHGYGGIWGGQRLSAHHNLFAHCQNRTPRFNGIRTSPNESVDYRNNVIYNWGGNNVYAGEGGSYNIVNNYYKYGPETKKSVRSRICNPGRTKDIPFGSWYVAGNTVDLDPEVTDNNRQGVHFDKDVIDQDTVGVLQSRPFAMESLPEQSAREAYTAVLLGAGASFRRDTLDARIVQDVRLRSGRFIDVQGGFPHGTPYEQSAIAWPVLQALQAPIDHDQDGMPDDWEKAKGLNPDDPKDAAGYQLDRHYTNIEVYSNSLLEREPSWSGLTQQRDTSYNIHSEYRKLLKNYPDLSIARVQPSKGVKVKKGLVYCRRNRHGLAVDVFYPSEKKTISRKTIILVHGGGWRSGSREMMYPLAQRLAALGYVCFVPEYRLSTEAVYPAALHDLKACVRWVRQSADKYDLDTDGIVIAGHSAGGQLAALLGVTNDQPAFTDVVCNTCYADRVQAIVDIDGTLSFVHKESGEGDDSKKVSAATHWFAHTKKEYYTLWERASPLSHAGPHTPPVLFLNSAVARMHAGQDDFIRVLDQYGIRHAVKQYAGAPHSFCLFEPWINTTVQDIDEFIQNLFAS, from the coding sequence ATGAAATTTCCCGTACTGATGAGCTTATTGCTGGTTGCCGGCGTTCCATCCCTGGCGCAACCATCAGCAACCGGTGATAACCGGTTACCGGTCGCTTTTCCCGGCGCAGAAGGTTATGGCAAATATGCTACCGGCGGCCGCGGCGGCCGGGTGATCCTGGTCACCAACCTGGACGATAGCGGACCAGGCAGTTTCAGGGCAGCCGCCATTGCCAATGGCAAACGGATCATTGTGTTTACGGTGTCAGGCACCATCCATCTCCAGTCGAATATCACCATTAAAGGCGATGTAACCATTGCAGGGCAAACAGCCCCCGGCGATGGGATCTGCCTGGCCGATAGATCCGTGGGCATCGGCGGTGATAACGTGATCATCCGGTACCTGCGCTTCCGCATGGGCGACCGCCACGAGAAAAATGAAAAAGTGGATGGCAACGGCGGTAATGACGCCTTCGGCTTTACCCGAAAAAAGAACGTGATCATTGATCATTGCAGCCTCAGCTGGAGTACGGATGAAGTGTTGTCCGTCTATAGCGGGGATAGCACCACGCTGCAATGGAATATTATAGCAGAACCCCTCAACTACTCCTATCATTTTGAAGCAGGCGATCAGGATTTCGAACACCACGGTTATGGTGGCATCTGGGGTGGCCAACGCCTGTCAGCCCACCATAACCTCTTTGCCCATTGCCAGAACAGGACGCCCCGCTTCAATGGCATCCGCACTTCGCCCAATGAATCCGTAGACTACCGCAATAACGTGATCTATAACTGGGGCGGCAACAATGTGTATGCCGGTGAAGGCGGTTCCTATAACATCGTCAACAATTATTATAAGTACGGGCCGGAGACCAAAAAGTCGGTGCGCTCCAGGATCTGCAACCCGGGCAGGACCAAGGACATTCCCTTTGGCAGCTGGTATGTGGCGGGCAATACTGTAGACCTGGACCCGGAAGTAACGGACAATAACCGGCAGGGCGTACATTTTGATAAGGACGTGATTGACCAGGATACGGTGGGCGTGCTGCAGAGCCGGCCCTTTGCTATGGAATCCCTGCCGGAGCAATCGGCCCGGGAGGCCTATACCGCTGTGCTGCTGGGCGCCGGCGCCAGTTTCCGCCGGGATACGCTGGATGCCCGCATTGTCCAGGATGTGCGGCTGCGCAGCGGCCGGTTCATTGATGTGCAGGGCGGCTTCCCCCATGGAACGCCCTATGAACAATCCGCCATTGCCTGGCCTGTCTTGCAGGCGCTGCAGGCGCCAATTGACCACGACCAGGACGGTATGCCGGACGATTGGGAAAAAGCAAAAGGACTGAACCCCGATGATCCCAAAGATGCCGCCGGCTACCAGCTGGACAGGCACTACACCAATATTGAGGTCTATAGCAACAGCCTGCTGGAAAGAGAGCCCTCCTGGAGCGGGTTGACCCAACAGCGGGACACCAGCTACAACATACACAGTGAATACCGCAAACTGCTCAAAAATTACCCGGACCTGTCGATAGCAAGGGTACAGCCTTCAAAAGGGGTGAAGGTCAAAAAAGGCCTGGTCTATTGCAGGCGCAACCGGCATGGACTGGCCGTGGATGTTTTTTATCCATCGGAGAAAAAAACAATTTCCCGCAAGACCATCATCCTGGTGCATGGCGGCGGCTGGCGCAGCGGCAGCCGGGAAATGATGTATCCGCTGGCGCAAAGGCTGGCGGCCCTGGGGTATGTTTGCTTTGTACCCGAATACCGGCTCAGCACCGAAGCGGTGTATCCCGCGGCTCTGCACGATCTCAAAGCCTGTGTGCGCTGGGTGCGGCAATCGGCCGATAAATACGATCTGGATACCGATGGGATAGTGATAGCCGGCCATTCAGCAGGTGGCCAGCTGGCGGCCCTGCTGGGGGTAACCAATGACCAGCCGGCATTTACGGATGTGGTCTGCAATACCTGTTACGCAGACCGTGTACAGGCCATCGTGGATATTGACGGCACGCTCTCCTTCGTTCATAAGGAATCAGGAGAAGGGGACGACAGCAAAAAAGTTTCTGCGGCCACCCATTGGTTCGCCCATACAAAAAAGGAATACTACACGCTTTGGGAAAGGGCTTCTCCGCTGTCACATGCAGGTCCTCATACGCCGCCGGTCCTGTTCCTGAACAGTGCCGTGGCGCGCATGCATGCGGGGCAGGATGATTTTATACGGGTGCTTGACCAGTACGGTATCCGGCATGCGGTAAAACAATATGCCGGCGCGCCCCATTCTTTTTGTTTATTTGAACCCTGGATCAATACAACCGTGCAGGATATAGATGAATTTATACAGAACCTGTTTGCCTCCTAA
- a CDS encoding rhamnogalacturonan acetylesterase: MKTLRLSYFLVPLCCLLAFALPPRKKIRIWMIGDSTMSIKSMRAAPETGWGMPFVAFWDSTVRVENRALNGRSTRTFIGEQHWQAVADSLQADDYVLMQFGHNDEAKGPRYAERSASVPDYTLNLTRFIKETRQKNAHPVLITPVTRLRFDSTGKAQLTHTGYREAVMELGRQLQVPVIDLDSLSRGLLEKYGPEQSKLLYLQLDSLQHPNYPAGIKDGTHFSELGARRMAELVLAEIRRQQLPLAERIVVPPAKK, encoded by the coding sequence ATGAAGACCTTACGACTTTCCTACTTTTTAGTACCACTCTGCTGCCTGCTGGCCTTTGCCCTGCCGCCCCGGAAAAAAATACGCATCTGGATGATCGGCGACAGCACCATGAGCATCAAATCCATGCGGGCAGCGCCGGAAACCGGCTGGGGCATGCCTTTTGTGGCTTTCTGGGATTCCACCGTCAGGGTGGAGAACCGTGCTTTGAATGGCCGCAGCACCCGGACCTTTATCGGTGAGCAGCACTGGCAGGCCGTGGCCGACAGCCTCCAGGCCGATGATTACGTACTGATGCAGTTTGGCCATAATGATGAGGCTAAAGGCCCCCGCTATGCGGAGCGGTCTGCTTCTGTGCCCGACTATACCCTGAACCTGACCCGCTTCATCAAAGAGACGCGGCAGAAAAATGCACATCCGGTGCTGATCACTCCCGTCACCCGTTTGCGCTTTGACAGTACAGGCAAGGCGCAGCTAACACATACCGGCTACAGGGAAGCAGTAATGGAACTGGGCAGGCAGCTACAGGTACCCGTGATTGACCTGGACTCCCTCAGCCGCGGGTTGCTGGAAAAGTATGGGCCTGAGCAGTCAAAACTATTATACCTGCAGCTGGACTCATTGCAGCATCCCAACTACCCGGCCGGGATAAAGGACGGCACCCATTTCAGTGAACTGGGCGCCAGGCGGATGGCGGAATTAGTACTGGCCGAGATCAGGAGGCAGCAACTGCCCCTGGCAGAACGCATTGTTGTACCTCCCGCAAAAAAATAA
- a CDS encoding glycoside hydrolase 43 family protein, which yields MINRYSVFSCCFSLILLAGQLAAQPTLSSVWVADNGKGQYRNPVIDADYSDPDAIRVGSDYYMISSSFNHSPALPILHSKDLVNWTLIGHALQRQVPLDTFATVRHGGGVWAPAIRYHNNEFYIYYPDPDFGIYLTKAKKITGPWSEPVLVESGKGLIDPCPLWDEDGNNYLVHAYAGSRAGIKSVIVVKKLNAEGTRTTDAGVLVYDGHELDPTIEGPKFYKRNGYYYIFAPAGGVTQGWQLVLRSKHIYGPYERKVVMDQGGSPINGPHQGAWVNTPSGEDWFLHFQDKEAYGRVVHLQPMQWRNNWPVIGEDKDGDGKGTPVLQYKKPNVGKSWPMATPPDSDEFNSTSLGLQWQWQANPQASWAFAAPAGQLRLFSYPLLASAVNYWEVPNLLLQKLPTSQFMATTKLQFKPRLTGERAGLILFGLDYAYVAVVKKDDGQYISFSLCTGAEKGKKEQLTEGIKIDSGAIWFRLSMTSNAEVRFSYSIDGKTFTAIGDKLVARPGRWVGAKMGLFCTRLPGFTNDAGFADIDWFRVAPLTD from the coding sequence ATGATAAACAGGTATAGCGTATTCAGCTGTTGTTTTTCCCTGATCCTGTTAGCAGGTCAGCTGGCTGCACAGCCAACACTGTCCAGCGTATGGGTGGCTGATAACGGCAAGGGGCAGTACCGAAACCCTGTTATTGATGCTGATTATTCCGACCCGGACGCTATCCGCGTGGGATCGGACTATTATATGATCTCTTCCAGTTTCAATCATAGCCCGGCTTTACCGATCCTGCATTCCAAAGACCTGGTGAACTGGACCCTCATAGGCCATGCCCTGCAACGGCAGGTACCCCTGGATACATTCGCCACCGTACGCCATGGCGGCGGTGTCTGGGCGCCCGCCATCCGTTACCATAACAACGAGTTCTATATCTATTATCCCGATCCGGATTTCGGGATCTATCTCACCAAAGCCAAAAAGATCACCGGCCCCTGGAGCGAGCCTGTGCTGGTGGAATCTGGTAAAGGATTGATTGATCCCTGCCCGCTCTGGGATGAGGATGGGAATAATTACCTGGTGCATGCGTATGCAGGCAGCAGGGCCGGTATCAAATCCGTCATTGTGGTCAAAAAGCTCAATGCAGAAGGTACCCGCACTACCGATGCCGGCGTGCTGGTGTACGACGGGCATGAGCTGGACCCCACTATTGAAGGCCCCAAGTTCTACAAACGCAATGGCTACTACTACATCTTTGCACCGGCGGGTGGCGTTACCCAGGGCTGGCAGCTGGTGCTGCGCAGTAAACATATTTATGGTCCTTACGAAAGAAAGGTAGTGATGGACCAGGGCGGCTCGCCCATCAACGGCCCGCACCAGGGCGCCTGGGTCAATACTCCTTCGGGAGAAGACTGGTTCCTGCATTTTCAGGATAAAGAAGCCTATGGACGGGTAGTTCATTTACAGCCCATGCAGTGGCGCAATAACTGGCCCGTGATAGGAGAAGATAAAGATGGCGATGGCAAGGGCACACCGGTATTGCAATACAAAAAACCGAATGTGGGCAAAAGCTGGCCCATGGCCACGCCGCCGGATTCGGATGAGTTTAACAGCACCAGCCTGGGCCTGCAATGGCAGTGGCAGGCCAATCCTCAGGCCAGCTGGGCCTTTGCTGCGCCAGCCGGCCAGCTGCGCTTATTCTCTTACCCGCTGTTGGCAAGCGCCGTGAATTACTGGGAGGTTCCCAACCTGTTGTTGCAGAAACTGCCCACCAGCCAGTTCATGGCAACTACCAAACTACAGTTCAAACCGCGACTGACAGGCGAAAGGGCCGGACTGATCCTGTTTGGCCTGGACTATGCTTATGTAGCTGTAGTGAAGAAAGACGATGGCCAGTATATTTCTTTCAGCTTGTGTACTGGTGCAGAGAAGGGCAAAAAAGAACAATTGACCGAGGGTATAAAAATAGATTCCGGTGCTATCTGGTTTCGCCTCAGCATGACCAGCAATGCGGAAGTGCGGTTCAGCTATAGCATCGACGGAAAGACATTCACAGCTATCGGCGATAAACTGGTAGCCAGGCCAGGCCGCTGGGTGGGTGCTAAAATGGGCTTGTTCTGCACCCGCCTGCCAGGATTTACCAATGACGCCGGCTTTGCGGATATCGACTGGTTCCGGGTAGCACCACTGACTGATTGA
- a CDS encoding glycoside hydrolase family 28 protein, protein MKKVFVFLLTVLSLPVLAQTKAKLPVVVQPNFKKDSFPITRYGAVPDGYTLNTKAINNAIDACTRKGGGVVVVPAGLWLTGPITLKNKVNLHLAIGATLLFTKDFDQYPLVETNWEGLQQMRNQSPISATNASHIAITGKGIIDGNGDAWRMVKIDKLTGTQWKKLVASGGLLSEDKKTWYPTAKAFKGSQLKNPGAVSPEKDAAFYDSVKDFLRPNLLVLTNCKYILLEGVTFQNSAAWCLHPLMSEHLTVRNVTVKNPWYAQNGDGIDVESCKNVLIENSVFDVGDDALCMKSGRDEEGRKRAMPTENVIIRNCLVYAAHGGFVIGSEMSGGARNIHVSNCTFIGTDIGLRFKTTRGRGGVVENIFINDIYMRDIPGEAILFDMYYQAKDPIPLDGEKRELPKVETLPVDASTPVFRNFHINRVYCNGAHKAIFVRGIPEMHVKDIILENMVLQSDEGMDIQEASNIQLKNITLLTKKNNPVVDIINSDQLLFSGLKYKEGAELLFRVSGERSKAINIQQTDTSKAKATIVYELGASEQKVSMP, encoded by the coding sequence ATGAAAAAGGTATTTGTTTTTTTATTGACTGTATTGAGCCTGCCGGTACTGGCCCAGACAAAGGCAAAATTGCCGGTGGTGGTACAGCCCAATTTCAAAAAAGATAGTTTTCCCATCACCCGCTATGGCGCGGTGCCGGATGGCTATACCCTGAATACAAAAGCTATCAACAATGCTATAGACGCCTGCACCAGAAAGGGCGGCGGGGTAGTGGTAGTGCCGGCCGGCCTCTGGCTTACAGGGCCTATCACCCTGAAAAATAAAGTGAACCTGCACCTGGCCATTGGTGCCACTTTGCTGTTCACCAAAGATTTTGACCAGTATCCCCTGGTAGAAACAAACTGGGAAGGATTGCAGCAGATGCGCAATCAATCGCCCATCTCGGCCACCAATGCCAGCCATATTGCTATCACGGGTAAAGGCATTATTGATGGCAATGGGGATGCCTGGCGAATGGTGAAGATCGACAAGCTGACCGGCACGCAATGGAAAAAGCTGGTGGCTTCGGGCGGTCTGCTCAGCGAAGACAAAAAGACCTGGTACCCTACGGCCAAAGCATTTAAAGGCAGTCAGCTGAAAAATCCCGGCGCCGTAAGCCCGGAGAAAGACGCTGCTTTTTATGATAGCGTGAAAGATTTTCTGCGGCCCAATTTGCTTGTACTGACCAATTGCAAATATATCCTGCTGGAAGGCGTCACTTTCCAGAATTCGGCCGCCTGGTGCCTGCACCCGCTGATGAGTGAGCACCTGACCGTCCGCAATGTGACGGTCAAAAATCCCTGGTATGCACAGAACGGCGATGGGATTGATGTGGAGAGCTGCAAGAACGTGCTGATTGAAAATTCCGTATTTGATGTGGGCGATGATGCGCTCTGCATGAAGAGCGGGAGGGATGAGGAAGGCAGGAAGCGGGCCATGCCCACCGAGAATGTCATCATCCGGAACTGCCTGGTATATGCGGCGCATGGTGGTTTTGTGATAGGCAGTGAAATGAGTGGTGGCGCCCGCAATATCCATGTCAGCAACTGTACTTTTATTGGTACGGATATCGGCCTGCGTTTTAAGACCACCCGCGGCCGGGGCGGCGTAGTGGAGAATATCTTTATCAATGATATCTATATGCGCGATATTCCCGGCGAGGCCATCCTTTTTGATATGTACTACCAGGCCAAAGATCCAATCCCGCTGGATGGTGAAAAGCGGGAACTGCCCAAAGTAGAGACCCTGCCGGTAGATGCTTCCACGCCGGTATTCAGGAACTTTCATATCAACCGTGTGTATTGCAATGGGGCGCATAAAGCCATTTTTGTCCGCGGCATTCCCGAGATGCATGTAAAAGATATCATCCTGGAGAATATGGTATTGCAGTCGGACGAGGGCATGGATATCCAGGAAGCCAGCAATATTCAACTGAAGAATATCACGCTGCTCACAAAAAAGAATAATCCGGTAGTAGATATCATCAACAGTGATCAACTGCTCTTCAGCGGGCTGAAATATAAAGAAGGAGCGGAACTGCTGTTCCGGGTGAGCGGCGAAAGAAGCAAAGCCATCAATATCCAACAAACCGATACTTCCAAAGCAAAAGCAACCATTGTCTATGAGCTGGGTGCTTCGGAACAAAAAGTCAGCATGCCATGA
- a CDS encoding pectinesterase family protein translates to MRKLFLFTILLAAAGVHALARQQQETPAAGLPLSQQVAATVMTTWKDSFSLDGRPARWTYDMGVILKGFEGIWRRTGDAKYFDYIRRQMDFFVQDDGSIKTYKPDEYNIDHINNGKLLFLLYKETGKSKYLEAAKLLRNQLRTHPRTNEGGFWHKKIYPWQMWLDGLYMGSPFYAEYAKEMNEDTAFNDVANQFIWMEKHARDSKTGLLYHAWDESRQQAWANKKTGASPLFWARAMGWYATALVDALDYIPEQHPKRAALIAILNRLVDAVEKVQDPVSGCWYDILAYNGPGKEKNYLEASASSQFVYAVAKGVRKGYLPAAKRSIAEKGYAGIRQQFIKVENGQTNLHGTVKVSGLGGKPYRDGSFTYYMSEPVIVNDPKGIGAFLLAANEMELIDLQPVARRIVVAADGSGQFRTVQGAINSLPDSAALPTVIHIKNGIYREKLYIEKHNIILEGEDRDHTIIVQSISRDEWRCGHSDDWGVATLNVGANDITLKNLTVTNDFGFNYTARTIYCPSDSVNKQKLLARYGHQMALRTMNNATRLRAINCHFRAYGGDTVSPWEVENGLWYFKDCLMEGGVDFYCPRGWAWAENCEFVAYGGTAAIWHDGSKVPDSKTVLVNCRFRGYDNFLLGRYHRDAQFYLVNCRFADNMRDSAIYQVPTTNTIQWGHRVYYYNCHRPAGDYAWFKDNLTSEQAAAINVQWVFGNRWQPAE, encoded by the coding sequence ATGAGAAAGCTATTCCTCTTCACGATACTGCTGGCTGCGGCTGGCGTTCATGCCCTGGCCCGGCAGCAACAGGAAACTCCCGCCGCAGGGCTGCCCCTGAGCCAGCAAGTGGCTGCCACGGTCATGACTACCTGGAAAGATTCCTTTTCACTGGACGGCAGGCCCGCCCGCTGGACCTATGATATGGGTGTGATCCTGAAAGGATTTGAAGGGATCTGGCGGCGCACCGGGGACGCGAAATATTTTGATTATATCCGCCGGCAGATGGACTTTTTTGTGCAGGATGATGGCAGTATCAAAACCTATAAGCCGGATGAATACAATATAGACCATATCAACAATGGCAAGCTGCTGTTCCTGCTCTACAAAGAGACCGGCAAGAGCAAATACCTGGAAGCTGCAAAGCTGCTGCGTAACCAGTTGCGCACCCATCCCCGTACCAACGAGGGCGGCTTCTGGCATAAGAAGATCTATCCCTGGCAGATGTGGCTGGACGGCCTGTACATGGGCTCGCCCTTTTATGCAGAGTATGCGAAGGAAATGAACGAGGATACGGCTTTCAACGATGTGGCCAACCAGTTCATCTGGATGGAAAAGCATGCACGGGACAGCAAGACCGGCCTGCTGTACCATGCCTGGGATGAAAGCAGGCAGCAGGCCTGGGCCAATAAAAAGACCGGCGCCAGTCCGCTGTTCTGGGCCCGCGCCATGGGCTGGTATGCCACGGCGCTGGTGGATGCGCTGGATTATATCCCGGAGCAGCATCCCAAACGGGCTGCGCTGATCGCTATCCTCAACAGGCTGGTGGACGCGGTGGAGAAAGTGCAGGACCCGGTATCGGGTTGCTGGTATGATATCCTGGCCTATAACGGTCCGGGAAAAGAAAAGAACTACCTGGAAGCCTCTGCCAGTTCCCAGTTTGTGTATGCGGTGGCCAAGGGCGTACGGAAAGGGTACCTGCCTGCGGCCAAAAGAAGCATTGCTGAAAAAGGTTATGCCGGTATCCGGCAGCAGTTCATCAAAGTGGAGAATGGACAAACCAACCTGCATGGCACGGTGAAGGTCTCCGGGCTGGGCGGCAAGCCCTACCGGGATGGCAGCTTTACCTATTATATGAGCGAGCCCGTGATTGTGAACGATCCAAAAGGCATCGGCGCTTTTTTGCTGGCCGCTAATGAAATGGAGCTGATAGACCTGCAACCGGTGGCCCGCCGGATAGTAGTGGCGGCCGATGGTTCCGGGCAGTTCCGTACGGTGCAGGGTGCTATCAACAGCCTGCCGGATTCCGCAGCATTGCCAACGGTGATCCATATTAAAAACGGTATCTACAGGGAAAAGCTCTATATCGAGAAACACAATATCATCCTCGAAGGAGAAGACCGGGACCATACCATTATTGTGCAGTCCATTTCCCGCGACGAATGGCGTTGCGGGCATAGTGACGACTGGGGCGTGGCTACCCTGAATGTAGGCGCCAATGATATTACGTTGAAGAACCTGACCGTGACCAATGATTTTGGGTTCAACTATACCGCACGCACCATTTACTGTCCTTCTGATTCTGTCAACAAACAAAAACTGCTGGCGAGATACGGACACCAGATGGCGCTGCGCACCATGAACAATGCCACCCGCCTGCGGGCTATCAACTGCCATTTCCGCGCCTATGGCGGAGATACGGTAAGTCCCTGGGAAGTGGAGAACGGTCTCTGGTATTTCAAAGATTGCCTGATGGAAGGCGGGGTGGATTTTTATTGTCCCCGCGGCTGGGCCTGGGCGGAGAACTGTGAGTTTGTAGCCTATGGCGGCACGGCCGCTATCTGGCATGATGGATCTAAAGTACCCGACAGTAAAACAGTGCTGGTGAACTGCCGGTTCAGGGGATACGATAATTTCCTGCTGGGCCGCTACCACCGGGATGCACAGTTCTACCTTGTGAATTGCCGGTTTGCTGATAATATGCGCGATTCCGCTATATACCAGGTGCCCACCACTAATACCATTCAATGGGGGCATCGCGTGTATTATTACAATTGCCACCGGCCGGCGGGCGACTATGCCTGGTTCAAGGACAACCTGACCAGTGAGCAGGCCGCCGCAATCAATGTGCAATGGGTGTTCGGGAACCGGTGGCAACCGGCCGAATAA
- a CDS encoding tagaturonate reductase → MLLSKKILPQLRERQLSVPTDLQLTLPERVLQFGSGVLLRGLPDYYIDKANKQGLFNGRIVMVQSTQQTGTEPFREQEGLYTQCLKGHRDGQLVEEYIVNGAVSRVLSARTQWNDVLACAANPSMQVIISNTTETGIVLIPDDNIYGRPPVSFPGKLLAFLYRRFKHFKGDPRKGMVIVPAELITDNGSKLQAVVMELAHLNNFNYAFIDWLETANHFCNSLVDRIVPGRLPGTKHRQTEEKLGYRDDLLFMSETYGLWAIEARSAAAREALSFAGADPGVIVTDDISAYRELKLRLLNATHTFSCGTAFLAGIETVREAMEDPVLGSYIRQLLDGEIVTYFADGDIPVETARAFIATVTERFSNPYLDHSWLQISLHYTHKMRQRNVPLLLDHYRRRQDVPELMAMGFAAYLLFMKCSPGESGRYYGEVEGQVYLVQDDHTAWFHELWQSDSLNSIVATVTGDEKLWGANLKALPGFAAAVTVYLESFLQKGIKTTIRNFQQNRNKAANHEA, encoded by the coding sequence ATGTTGTTATCGAAGAAAATCTTACCGCAGCTGAGGGAGCGACAACTATCGGTCCCCACCGACCTGCAGCTGACCTTACCGGAGCGGGTGCTCCAGTTTGGCAGTGGCGTATTGCTGCGGGGCCTGCCTGATTATTATATCGACAAGGCTAACAAGCAGGGACTGTTCAATGGCAGGATAGTGATGGTGCAGAGTACCCAGCAAACGGGCACCGAGCCTTTCCGGGAGCAGGAGGGGTTGTATACCCAGTGCCTGAAAGGTCACCGGGATGGACAGCTGGTGGAAGAGTACATTGTGAACGGCGCCGTGAGCCGCGTGCTTTCCGCCCGGACGCAATGGAATGACGTGCTGGCCTGCGCCGCCAATCCATCCATGCAGGTCATCATCTCCAATACTACTGAAACGGGGATTGTGCTGATCCCGGACGACAATATCTACGGCCGGCCGCCGGTATCTTTTCCCGGTAAGCTGCTTGCCTTCCTGTACCGCCGCTTCAAACATTTCAAGGGCGATCCCCGCAAGGGCATGGTGATAGTGCCGGCCGAACTGATCACGGACAATGGCAGCAAGCTGCAGGCCGTTGTCATGGAGTTGGCGCACCTTAATAATTTCAATTATGCTTTTATAGACTGGCTGGAAACTGCCAATCATTTCTGTAATTCACTGGTGGACCGGATCGTGCCGGGCCGTTTGCCGGGTACAAAGCATCGGCAGACAGAAGAGAAGCTGGGTTACCGGGACGATCTGCTGTTCATGAGTGAGACCTACGGCCTCTGGGCCATAGAGGCCCGCTCTGCCGCCGCCCGGGAAGCCCTTTCCTTTGCCGGCGCTGATCCGGGCGTGATTGTGACGGATGATATCAGCGCTTACCGCGAGCTGAAACTGCGGCTGCTCAACGCCACCCATACTTTCAGCTGTGGCACGGCCTTCCTGGCCGGTATTGAGACCGTGCGGGAAGCCATGGAAGATCCTGTCCTGGGCAGTTATATCCGCCAACTTTTGGACGGCGAGATTGTTACATATTTTGCTGACGGAGATATCCCCGTGGAGACCGCCCGGGCTTTTATAGCCACGGTCACCGAGCGGTTCAGCAACCCTTACCTGGATCATAGCTGGTTGCAGATCAGCCTGCACTATACGCATAAGATGCGGCAGCGTAATGTACCGCTGCTCCTGGATCATTATCGCCGCCGGCAGGATGTGCCGGAGCTGATGGCCATGGGCTTTGCGGCCTACCTGCTGTTCATGAAATGCAGTCCGGGTGAAAGCGGTCGCTACTATGGCGAGGTGGAAGGACAGGTATACCTGGTGCAGGATGATCATACGGCCTGGTTCCATGAACTCTGGCAGAGCGATAGCCTCAACAGTATTGTGGCCACTGTTACCGGCGATGAAAAACTATGGGGCGCCAACCTGAAAGCCCTGCCGGGCTTTGCGGCGGCCGTAACAGTATACCTGGAATCATTTTTACAAAAAGGCATCAAAACAACTATCAGAAATTTTCAGCAGAACCGGAATAAAGCAGCGAACCATGAAGCGTAA